Part of the Henckelia pumila isolate YLH828 chromosome 2, ASM3356847v2, whole genome shotgun sequence genome is shown below.
taaaaattattggactcacttaaataaattaattaagcccaaataatttaatcttagcccaaaataattaaatggagcccaaataaattttgagatttaattaggcccattaaacacttaattaaacttaaaacttaaaaataaaaatacccgagcccgactaacttgacCCGGGCCCGGACCAACTAACCTAACCCATGACTTACTgccccgacccggatccacagtcccgacccggatccactctcCAAAACCCCAAACCCGTAGCCCCCATTTTCTGCTCTCGGCTGTGCGAGCAACGGTAAAAAACACCGGCGGCCGccatgctccggccacccaatgGTCGACTCACCCCCACCTACCTCTAGccctcttcaagacgtttccaaccATGTAAGAACCAACCCAAACCATCAAGTATAgagggagaacgaagctctgcaaaACAGCCTACCCGCAGCTCGCGCGCAGACAGGAGCAGCTGTGGCGTTTTGCTTCGTTCTCAAGATTCCGACCACCTAAAATCGTGAAACCACTTGAAAAACTTAGCCAACATCTAGTAGGTTCCAACCCAACAAACCTCACCCAAAATAgtggcctgaggaaggagaTCAGATCAAAAGTTATAACTGCGCCTGTCGTCAGCCAGCTGATGGCGACTGCCCCGCAACTTAGGCAAAACTTCACTACAACTCTGGGACGCCTTTCTATCACCCGACCTCGATAACTATGGAAAAAATACCCTAAAACACTCAAGAAACGAGAAGGGAAAGAATTGGAATGAGCAAGAAATGAGACCCCTCGaacccatatttatagagcacggTCGGAAGCTCCGTTTGCCACTTTGAAAGCTCTGATGTACCTTATCGGAAGCTCCATCGCATGATCGAACGTGTAATGGCTCTTTGACAAGTGTCCCTGACTACACATTGGAAGATCCGATctcactttggaagctccgatctcccaCCCCTGACGTCACCCCTCACCTCATCATGCTGACCTCATCTTGGACAGCTGGCATGtagagttcggacgctccgaacacAAATCGAACGTTCCGATTCCCCTAGTTTTGAACATTAACTATGCTTCCGAACATGCACTTGATCGAACACTCTGATCCTGGATCGGACCTTTCGATCCCACCGAAAACTTGGGACCTTTGGGCTATTTTGGTGCGTTTTGAACCCATTTTTGAGCTCCTCAAACCGATTAGGaaatccttaatcatgttttgcccactctaaacatgattatttgattaattccCAAATAATTAATTCTGAATATAGGTAACTACAATCAGAGTGTGCACTTTGCATACCTAGGTCAATTGCTTTTGATATACTTTTATTTAGTTAAACAACGAGTCACtcaatttttagttatttttgttataatgtgattattattttttctaatGGAAGCATGAATTTTTTCATGAAAAAATGTACCTTTTTTTCAAAGGGTTTCAATCTAGTGTTTATGGGACTTGGGTAGAAAAATACATGCTGAAGTCAAACAAATTTAAAGTGCTTTATAACAGAAGTTATCGAGTAGGACATAAGCAATAAGAGCTTGTGAGGAATATGTGAAAAAACGGCATCCAACTACTTCATTTAAGGCTAGTGACGAGAAAATGAATGCTTTGCAAATTGCGGAGAAAATGGATGCAACAAAACAAAAGTTTCAAGTGATGTGATTGAGTGGCGATGATTTGTGTTAGTTAAAAAATGTAATGCTAGACCGGTTGAATGCATTTAATTAGTTTTTTGCAAACTTTAGGTGATTGTAAAGGTTAGCATCCCTTCTTTTTTTTTGTGCATTTTCGTCTATGTAGATTGAACGCAAAATCAACGAccgttatttgattttgaatttggTGTTTATATATAATTGTTGGTTAATTAATTAGCATAAACTCACTTAGATTTCTTACGGAAATATGCAATGCAAACGtggaattttgagatttttccCCCTCAAAATTTCCATTCATTTGTAGTAGATTGGAGAGTTCGATATATGTTCccataatttaaacaaaaaacTCACATAAAATTTGTATTGAATGTAATTAGTGGCACTGGGATAGCATTTGTAAATGACTTTCTCAAATCATACCATAAATAACTAAAAGAAAAAGCTAAGCTACAACCGCTAAATTAAAGATTACATTTGATAATGGTTACATTGTCTGTAATATTACTGCACATTATATGTTtaatcaaagaaaataaaataaaaaaaacaacaaaaaagacAACTAGCGTGCATTACCGTTACACATTGTCTACATTACCGCAGAAACAAAATTACACGACTAGTTTTTAATAACATAGTTCACAGGTCTTCGAACTGTAGTCATTCACATCTGAAGCAAAATGAAATTTGATGGAGCAACCAAGACAAGAATCCCACTAACTCCCAGTTGCATTATTAGATACAATAAAAGCCTACTTCTAATTGTAATCACCCACAAAATCTGAAACAGCTCTCTTTATAGAAGGAAAAATCATCGACTAACTCCAAGTTGCTCCACTGATTGATCAAGTGCGAACATAACACCCAATATTGGTCTAGTGACTTTCTCAAGCTTTactaaatgataaaaaaaatgccACGTACCTagacataaaaattaaaacatgaccACATCACATAAAAAATTGCATGACTACAAAGatcaaactttttttttattttatctctacttctatttaaaaattaaccaaaaaaaaaccccatttgatatatatttgtactgcaatgtaaaaattaaaaaaaaaaaaagaacaaggTGATTATGTTTTTACATCTCCCCAATTTTCATCTCGGCCATCTAAACACCTTCATGACTACAAAGATCAAACTTTACATTAAATCAGTCAACATTAAATTGTTGAATTGCATTGAATCGCATTCATAAAAAATAAGATAAACCTCAAATAGAAGAGAAAGCTTTGACGGCAGCCGTGTGAGATGGCGTCGGACCCAGGGCGGAAGTGGCATTGAATCGCATTCATAAAAAATAAGATAAACCTCAATCAGCATTGTAAaagagtgtttgcaatagattgtactttttgtagaagtgattaatttatagaatcacttttggagaatcataatcaccacatgactagcttttggatttcaattaagttaagcataaagctaacacataatctaggtttaagaaacacacaaaaatgatttttttaagccaaaagctagcaatcacttttttttagtgattgcaaacactccctaactAAATATGTTTTTTCTTATTAATTAACTGAAATAATCTATCTATATCCCTATGTTGAATGAATTAGTTGTTCTTCCTCCGTTGGCTTTTACTTTACATATaatttactcttcttcttcctttgCTATGCATATTAAGGAAGTGTACGTTTGTaatagattgtgcttttgtagaagtgattaatttatagattataaaaaaagttaagaaaaatcaaaagttggtagtgtttggaaacaaatgtgaaaatctaaaaattaaagtttggtagtgtttgataaataagtgattaaagtgattttaacaagaaccttcttattagaatcacttttggagaatcataatcaccacatgactagcttttgaatttcaattaagtaaagcataagctaacacataatttaggtttaagaaacacacaaaaataatttttttaagccaaaagctaacaatcaattttttttagtgattgcaaacattTTCTAAGTTTGAGGGTGGGTGATTTTGATAGATTGGTATGACCTTTTTTTATTTCGTTccattcttcttcttttttctttttcccgTCTTTCCCACCcaattttttcaacttttttccTCAATTCTTTTTGTATTTACTATATAAGCTTTTGTactatatttcatttttttcatgtttttttttttgaaaatatgccACGGTTTACTAAAATCTTGCCGAAACCGTggcaaaatttttttgtattgttcttttttctttttcccgTTTTTCCTACCcaattttttcaacttttttcctcaatttttttgtatttattaTATAAGCTTTTGTAATTTGTACTATATTTCATTTTTTCCTTAAGAAAAGTGGACAAACGAGCATGTAACTCATGCATTCGGGTACTGGTACCAAATTAACCATGTGCAACGTAAATTATGTCCTCCCTCTATACCATCAAACATATTTATTTCAGTCTACAATTTAGACATTAATTTCTGTCTAAGTTCTCTTCTCAAAATCTTTCCAGAGGCCGACTTGGGGATATCGTCAACAAATATCACCGTCCTCAATCGTTTGAAGGGTGCAACCTGTCGGTACCCTAAACTACCTAAAACACATACTGTCCAAAAGATAATTTATCCGAAATCCTAGTCAAAACCTTAATATTTAGGCATAACTCAATAGCTTTGCATTGAGACAGACATAAGGGATCGAGTACCATATGTTTGAGGTTAAAATTATTATCGTACCCTCAGCATATTTCCCAACacttttttggaaaaaattaatggttaaatgaaatatttgtgatttgatgttttgaaaaatatatttgaaaataaatgCACAGAGAACAAATAAAGTGCTAACGTTtctaatttcaataataataataataataatttataaattttataaaaataatataatatataatgcaaatacgtgtatatataatataataaaataacttcATTAACTTTTAATTATATCTATATgaaaaatcaatatattctttaaaatcactaaatcaatacatttttcaatttaaatcTACAATTTAGACATTAATTTCTGTCTAAATTCTCTTCTCAAAATCTTTCCAGAGGCCGACTTGGGGATATCGTCAACAAATATCACCGTCCTCAATCGTTTGAAGGGTGCAACCTGTCGGTATAATACCAAATCACTCATTCAAATTAGAAAATGAAATATTCAAGAATTAATTCCATATATCGAGTAGTTAAATTTGATACAAAATTATATATGTTCTGAAGTTCAGTATTCTGGTGCATGACCTGTTTTGCTATAAAATTCTTGACCTCTTCTTCGGTGAGTGAATTGATAAATGATGGGACAACATAGGCAATGGGGACCTCACCAGCTTCAGCATCTGCTAACCTTCAAAATTATTGCAATCTTCATTCAGTCTAAACTAAAATTGTTTCAAGTTACAAATTTTGGGTAGCTAATAATGGAAGTGTACAAAttgatattatattatataattatctATTCATCTTTAACTATTCTATTCTACGTTGAACGTCGTTAATGTCCCACGTCGACTGGATTAAGTTTTTGGAAATTGTATATATTGACTTGGACAATCCTACTCCTTCTAGCATTGGGGTAGAGTTATGTTCAAATTCATCATCTTAACATGATATCAGATCTCAAATCCATCGTAATTATGTGTTGGACTCCCCTTCCTTTAGCTAGCATTGGGGTGGAGTTAGGAGTTAGGTTCGTCCATTATGTGAACCGGAAATATATATTGTTCATATTATTGAAGAAGCCAGCCCACTCAAACAAACTTATAGACCTGAAGAAAGAAATAAATACTTACCCAATAACAGCAGCATCTTTTATTTTAGGATGGCTAAGAAGCAACTCTTCTAGCTCTGCTGGTGCAACCTTCAGCACCAGAATATAATTTACATCATGTTCCAACCAATTGATAGCATGTTCCAACCAATTGATAGATTAAAAAGTccattttattgatgatatttcatGCAATTCAGAAAATATCAAGTACCATCAATTTGAAAATGATGCTGCTGACGAAGATCAAGTTACCTGAAATCCTTTACATTTAATAAGCTCTTTTATACGGTCCACCACAAATAGTTGTCCTTCCTCATCAAAATAACCGAGATCTCCCGTATGTAACCAACCTTGATCATCTATAGTTTCGTTTGTCGCCTTTTCGTTCTTGAAATAACCTGCAAAAACAACAAGTACTTCAGCTCTAGCTCATGGTATTGATTAGAATCCTTTAATGGAAACTTCACCCGCCTTGCATCACATTCGACCCACGAATATGAATTTCCCCTGTCTTGGAAGGTGGGAGAGGTTTCATTGTGTGTGTATCGATTATCCGAGCTTCAACTCCTGGATCAAGAACTCCGGTGGAACCGGAGGGGCGAGAAGTCTTGGCTTTTCGGCTCTCTATTGAAATAGCCCCACATGTTTCTGTCATGCCATAGCCCTGCCCCAAGACACAACAGAACAATTAGTTTGTGACTCTTCATTGAGAAATTGAGAATGTTACGTTTATCTTATAATGGCATCTGTGTAAGGTCCATACAACTAGCCCTCTCCCCTCTTCATTTCTTAGTTATATGAAATAGTTCCAAAAGTTTTGTTCAAAGGCATAAGCAGCCTAATATTAGTGAAAAAAAGTGCAATTTTCGAGAGGGTATATCATGCTTCACCTGATATACAGCGGCTTGTGGGAAAACTTTAGCACACTCTTCCATCACATCCTTTCCCAAAGGTGCAGCACCTATACCGATCTCTCTTAAGCACGAAACGTCGTGCATCTTCACGATCTCACTCTGTTTAACAAAAGCTACAATCACCGGGGGCGCAACATACAAGTGTGTCACCTTATATGTCTCTATAGCCATCAACACTTTCTCGATTTCATAACGTGCCATAACCACCACCGTATTACCTCTCTGCAGCTGTGCATATAGTATAGTCGACAAGCCAAACACGTGAAACATAGGGAGAAAGCACAAAAACACGTTCTTTGGATCGTTAAACGTATCTTGATCTGATGTACTCATCAAGGCCGAGGAGATGAAGTTCCTGTGTGTTAGAACGACACCTTTGCTCGATCCTGTGGTGCCGGACGAAAACAAGATGGCTGCAGCATCGGTTTGTAAAACCAAAGGCCATGTTAGTACTTCTGGTGTATCATCAGATTTGATCAGCTCTTGGTAATACCAGATTGGGCTATTAGCTTTCCTGTCAACGAAAGTTGAAGTCTTGGGACTTAAGATAACACAAGGAAGCCCGAAATTCTTGATCTTATCATAGTGTTCATGAATTGTGATGATAAGTCTCGGGTTCACGTCAAGGACTTGTTTGGCGAGCTCATTGACTGTGTACTGTGGATTAGCAGTGGCTGCTATGGCACCAATGTTCACGATTGCGAAGAAACAGACGGGGAATAGGATCGAATTTGGGGACAATATTAGAACTACATCATTCTTGGAGATGTTGAGATTCAGAAGGGCTTGTGAGAGCTTGAAAACTTGTGTTCTGAGATCAGAAAATGTCAAAGTATAGCCTGTTTCAGCATCAACAAGTGCCGGTATTTTCGAAATCGCAGCTATATCTCTGAAGAGGAATGAGATCATGGACACTGTGGGATCTTTGGGTAGGGAAATGGGATCCCTTGGGGATGTGTAAATTCCATCTTTGCCATGGATCAAAGGTGTTGACATATTGAATGGCTTACTTTTGTGCATGGCTaagttttttgtttttctttttatgtTGGGATACTTGTTAATTTTATAGATTGCACTAATGTTAGAGATGATCGAGGAGCGTGGGATTGACGTTCAAATTGAGATTATAAGTTTTGTGACGGATTTTCGATTCAACTCggttcataaaaaaaatttattttttaagccaaaattatattttttttactgtAAATATGGATTGGTTTGACATATCTAACACATTTAGATATGTGTTAGATAGGTGAGACCGTCTCACTGAAGATTTAATATgcataatatttatttgttattttatgttgtttatttatttatttttttgaaggcATGTTGTTTGATGGTTGTCAAGTTTAAAAAATGAATAGTggttaaattattgttaagcaTCATCGATAGTTGTTCCGATAAGTTAAGTGATTAATTATTTCCGTTATATCTGACGCATCAACAACCATTAAAGTATGATTAATTATTGTTAATAACTTAATACTCCGGAGTAGTTTTTTATTAGTAGGAAAGTAAAATGGAATGGATGTCATACGAATTTGGGCAAATATCATGGAAAGGCTCTGATTTCTAATTttgtcaattttgtgagacagatATTTGGgtcattaataaaaaaattattttttatgcaaaaaatattactttttattgtaaatatgagttgAATTAACTCGTCGCATGGATAAAGATCTGTGAGAccgtctatatatatatatatatatatatatatatgaacgaTGGACAAAATTTTGCATTGTGTATTTACTACCCGAAACTATGAATGATTCGTATTAATTATATGAGCATTGGGTGAAAATGATGTAAAATTTAGAGTcaaatttgagatattaaatTTGTGAAAAATTGTGTAAAATTTAGGGTCAAATTTGTGATATTAAATTTGTGGATATCAATGTGTTCTTATTCATTTAATTgatgcatttatttttttatttttactcatTCAATGCAACATTTTAATGGTTTtcttcatatttcaaaattcattcttaagaaaataataatgagaataaaattataaatatatataaaaacatttctaccatatattttttcttataaACTATTGTTGAAAGTTCTAAGTGAATAATTctcatttttattaattattatgagTATTATTGGTGATGattattttcttgaaaaatttagAAGTATATATGAGATAAATTAAGAGGCAAAaaaaactcttgtgattttgttctaagtaaatcattcttagttttaatattaatgagTTATGATGATGATTTTTTGTCTTGAAGGTAAATGAAGAAGCAAAAAAACTATTGTGATtatgataatataataataagatattgaataaaaataaaattatttttagtatgaattgatcatattaaaattgataattaaTGAGCTACATGTAAATTGTTGCAAATATAGCCACGGAAAGAAATGCACATTCGTTTTGCACAATATATCACAGTAAAAATAACTAAACATTTAAAGATTTTTAGCAATATTTACACTTTTACAAAATttgtgtttaatataatatatatatatatatatatatagagtttctttcaagtgcccacctaccatgcccaccaatgatgtggcactattctattggacctacaatttatcacatctttatcacatccaatagaatagtgtcacatcattggtgggcatggtaggtgggcacttgaaagaaacaatatatatatatatatatatatatatatatatatatatatgtgtgtgtgtgtgtgtgtatgtgtgtgtaatGAACATCACcataaatattattatgaataagttttataatttaatatattaatataaacacgctatattagaaaaataaaataaaaataatatacattttttttgaaCTCATTAAACACAACATTTTAATAGGTTTTTCAAATATCATATTACATTTATAAAAGTGCAATCAATGAATAAACTATTATAgctttttataattaaaaatgtaATGTGATACTTCGCCTCTTATTTAATTATACAAATTTACTTTcattaatgaattgatttggTGTATTCCTATGAGTTTAAGTAAAACAGAATCAAAATACATGAGTACATCAAAGTAATGTTTTTTctaaaaacaaatctaatataAAATAACATGTTTACAACATAGTTATAAGAAGATTTGAAAACAATGATATGTCAACATAGAATAGatatttgataataaaaatacaggtataacatttttaaaaacataattcttaaaaaaatataaaaaaaaacataaaaatgattagatgctggataataaaaatatattttctctaaaattattaaaagagaatatttatttatttattattattattatatctatatatatatatatatctataaaagtgtaaataaaatgaaaatggtTCTGTGAATTTTCTATTTTACCCTTAGATTATGTATTTTTTTCGATTAATTGAATGGAAATTTTCTACACAATGCTTTGGAAATCTAAAAAATGATACATGAAGCGAATatatgtttcaaaaaaaaaagtctgAAATTACTAAAAGAGAATCATGTATATTTAATCTATTCTATCTATAAATTAAATTGTGAATATTAGGGGAAACAAATTCattagataaataatattttgttgATGCATAATTGCATGAACGCTTGATGGAAAATGAGtataaaaatttaagaaaaaatagaaCACCAAATCTATGGATATATAATTTGgaattttaatcaaattattaattattataaactAAATTCATcgatataaataatttaaaaagataaGTACTGAAAAATAAATTCCGAAATGTAATCCATGTTAAAttgtaaaaataatatatagatcTCATTAAATGTCAGTTTTCTTTTATCAAAAGTTTTGGAATATAGTGGGTAATGAGGTAACAGCCGCAATTCTTAAATTTCTCAACGATGACTCTAGCATCAAGGAGTTGAATGATACGGTAGTCACTCTGATTCCTAAAATCAAGAATCCCATGACAATGCGAGATTTCCGCCCCATCAGTTTATGTAATGTCTGCTACAAAATAATTGCGAGAATTCTGACAAATCGCTTGAGACCGATTCTCATGCAGACGGTGAATGAGTTCCAGAGCGCTTTCATCCTAGGAAGGTTGATCTCGGATAATATTATTGTGAGTTTTGAGGTGTTGCACTGGATCAGGAGCAGAAAAAAGGGAATGAAGGGCTATGCCACTTTAAAGTTGGATATGAGTAAAGCCTATGATAGGGTGGAGTGGAGCTTTCTGGAAGACATCATGAGGAAATTGGGATTTGCAATCTCCTGGATTGAGAAGGTGATGTCATGTGTACGTTCAGTTAAGTACTCTTTTTGTTTGAATGGTGAGATTATTGGAGATGTGACTCCTAGGCGTGGCATTCGACAAGGGGATCCCCTATCTCCGTATTTAtttgtgaaacgaccctaactctataattaataaataaatatacgaaattttttttttctttatacttactaaataaaatatgtacatatatgcccatacatatatgcacagaataaaaagatttaaaaataaataaataaataaacaattaaatacttaaataaaaatgcattctttaaaataaaataaatatctgagtcaaacatttaattaaaaatactgcataaataaaatgattaaaatttgcatgcactgacaatattcaataaaatattcaaaactcacaaccactgaaaaataatataaaatgtgtaacgtgctgacataatcaaaaacatgcatgtgactcagacatctatcacggtcaaggggtcactgcatgtccgctcatacatcctcgcctccggtgggtacaacctcatcctcaacgtactcacctgcaccataccagtgtagtgagcctagaggcccaacatgctaacataacaagggtttaaaataatttaaatcaatttaatactaatacatacatatacatgaatgagcatgcttaaaaatatcatgacataaacataacttaaattaacatagacatacataatacataacattgttgagcaaggtaattttctaacatcgcatggttgtatccgtagtgtaaccttaaatcatacattaaatagtgatcagcgtggaaaccaacgtacgtggcggtgacaaatcacctcttaaattggcagtaaactgcccttcaatagttcacatatggggacgaatcccccttaaattgtcacactacttcaacttccaacataaaatattttattattgctcaaccttaaacatttaattatgcataaaattatttcatgaatgcatgtatttaaataaaaatgtgtgtccttcatatatatttaatttaatttcttactaacatataaatattaaaataacttcaatgcataaaaataattaaatatatattcaggacacatgcaaatttctcatggattgtactggactgctggccctaacactcaagcccattttcttaaattctggcccattaacattgagactggctcattaacatacttaaaccCATTAACacctttctaagcccaataaatcaattaaagcccattagcacatacttggcccaataacaacttaatctggcccaatgggcctaaaagcccaaagactggcccaataatttccgtgggctccaaagcccataaaaattattggactaacttaaaataattattcaagcacattaagaaacttaaatgtagcccattaatttaattaatcttattaacccaattaaaacactttaaattaataattaacttaaaaataaaatacccgagcccgactaacttaacccggacccggacccactagacttgacccatgacttacTGAAACCGACCCGGACCCATGAACCGACCCGGAAAGCACCtagaaccctaaaacccgaaacTCTATCTCCCCTTGTGCagcggccgtgagcagccctgagcggctttaGAAAAACTAACCGTGtcgcctgctccggccacctttggccgtgaaactACCGCCCATACTTAACAACATCAAGACGGTTCTAACCCcacaaattttacctcaaacaaATCTCTGTAgagggagaacgaaccaaaacaatctaccccTAGTTTCTGCTCACGCGCAGAACGCGACCAGAGGCTTCAGGCCGTTTGACCGCTTATCTCCGGCAACCACCGGCCGGAAAAATTACTTGTACTACCTTCCCCAAgatcttggggttctaacccaattggaatcacccTCAAACTCGTATTCAACAGTGCACACGAACCATTCTCCtaaaaccgctcaaactgcAACCTGTTGCGCATCAAAAATAGATGGCTTCGGTTCCAGCCTATTACACCCATAAAACCTGACCAatctcgaccctagggaccctaacacACCCAGCTAGACATGCACCAGCAGTTGGTCGTACCATGTTGAAAGAAAACGTGAgtcatgatcaaacaaatgcataaacatgtcatgaacatcaaaatcaatccttaattctgaaaatttgaagaaaaatcgatgctacacaatacacactctataatatctgataggtacaaaaatttggaagaaaaacatgccttgcaccatTAAAAGAAGAGGTAGGAGCGTGTAGAACaaatccgggacgacgggacgaaaaaCGATCAACTTTGGAGCTTCAAAGATTATGGCTATGGAGTTGAAGTTTTTTGTCAAAACTGTGGTGGAGGCTGATGAAGAAGGGTGGGAGGCGGCTAGGAAGAGTTAGATCGGTTAAAGATTTAGTTTAGGGTTAAATATtagataattacttaaaataCAAAACCTATTTAGATAATatactataaaataataattaaactattactaataataaaaaaatctgatgtaaaagcat
Proteins encoded:
- the LOC140885452 gene encoding probable CoA ligase CCL7, giving the protein MSTPLIHGKDGIYTSPRDPISLPKDPTVSMISFLFRDIAAISKIPALVDAETGYTLTFSDLRTQVFKLSQALLNLNISKNDVVLILSPNSILFPVCFFAIVNIGAIAATANPQYTVNELAKQVLDVNPRLIITIHEHYDKIKNFGLPCVILSPKTSTFVDRKANSPIWYYQELIKSDDTPEVLTWPLVLQTDAAAILFSSGTTGSSKGVVLTHRNFISSALMSTSDQDTFNDPKNVFLCFLPMFHVFGLSTILYAQLQRGNTVVVMARYEIEKVLMAIETYKVTHLYVAPPVIVAFVKQSEIVKMHDVSCLREIGIGAAPLGKDVMEECAKVFPQAAVYQGYGMTETCGAISIESRKAKTSRPSGSTGVLDPGVEARIIDTHTMKPLPPSKTGEIHIRGSNVMQGYFKNEKATNETIDDQGWLHTGDLGYFDEEGQLFVVDRIKELIKCKGFQVAPAELEELLLSHPKIKDAAVIGLADAEAGEVPIAYVVPSFINSLTEEEVKNFIAKQVAPFKRLRTVIFVDDIPKSASGKILRRELRQKLMSKL